The following are encoded in a window of Salinibacter ruber DSM 13855 genomic DNA:
- a CDS encoding TonB-dependent receptor, with product MKSIVTRWLLPVLVFCLLPVADSAGQGTTASITGTVVDENEDVLPGVNVVAVHQPTGTRYGTATNTNGRFNIQGMRVGGPYTISASFVGYQTIRREGIRLQLDESRELNFALEPKTAQMEEVEVVGRQSGAVIDKDRTGAATNVSTEQIEELPAIGRSLTNFTRLVPQAQGDGSIGGANSRYNNIQIDGATLDDVFGLGDAVPGSQAGAEPISLDAIEEFNINIAPYDVRSSGFTGGQINAITKSGSNEFEGSFRFQGGTEDFTGDLEGVGTGEFNQAFYVGTLGGPIIEDELFFFISGELKRESSPLDTRVGEDLEGTNVFRESRDTFTELRSIFQDTYGYNPGGISPLTQRQDDEKLLVKLDWNVNDNHRLTLRNNYVNATDDQGIDRSEGSFSFANRQYVFQSRQNSLTAQLNSSFDNDIFNEARFVYTRIRDERDVQDAAFPEIALDLGGGDEIGAGIGRFSQANRLDQDLFEFTNNLSYTVGDHTLTVGTSNKFYQFSNLFIQDFFGSYTFEEFVADGDTISATEALRRGQPSEYRFSYATEAAGTDRPEADFSAFQFGGYVQDEWQALENLQLTLGLRVDVPVLPDDPTFNPTAFEAFGRSTSNVASGNPLWSPRLGFNYDRAFLGSDLSTQIRGGIGIFSGDPPYVFISNQYSNTGADVNRIDATFDQESDFYGENAPENGRRFVPTNIGDNPTGQPLPRNAPFCQETPDSERCSELLAPVQTTEINLASDDFKYPQTFRLNLAVDQELPLGVVGTVEGLYSNTINDVTFRNINLEAPEPGGTSDGRYPIQGSKYGRPFYGTPGGDVNRVSERFTNAILLENTNDGYQYSLTGELQRNVRTGIGGSVAYTYTRATNVNNGSSSRAISNWQFNENKDINDPRVGTADYEIRHRILGTLNYTLTYGDRFGTTIGLIYEGRSGEPFSWIYDGNANGDTQSFNDLVYVPENESDIVLESDNWDLMNAFIEGDDALSDARGSVIERNTARAPWQNILDVQISQSIQTFNGQRIEFIAEVNNFLNLLNEDWGRIQNTSFNNVTAWAFEGYVRPDQVGTIENGRVITEDDVGKPRVSFEEETVRERLNGEQFFTSDIPSRWRARLSVKYTF from the coding sequence ATGAAGTCTATCGTCACGCGCTGGCTCTTGCCTGTTCTCGTCTTTTGCCTGCTGCCCGTTGCGGACAGTGCGGGGCAGGGGACGACGGCCTCAATCACGGGCACCGTCGTGGATGAAAATGAAGATGTGCTGCCGGGCGTCAACGTCGTTGCCGTTCACCAGCCGACCGGCACGCGGTACGGCACCGCCACGAACACGAACGGTAGGTTCAACATCCAGGGCATGCGGGTCGGAGGGCCGTACACCATTTCCGCGTCGTTCGTGGGATACCAGACCATCCGGCGGGAAGGCATTCGGCTGCAGCTCGACGAGTCCCGAGAGCTCAACTTTGCCCTCGAGCCGAAGACGGCACAGATGGAAGAGGTGGAGGTTGTCGGGCGACAGTCCGGAGCGGTGATCGACAAGGACCGGACGGGCGCCGCCACGAACGTATCGACCGAGCAGATTGAGGAGCTCCCTGCCATCGGCCGCAGCCTCACCAACTTCACGCGGCTCGTGCCGCAGGCCCAGGGCGACGGCAGCATCGGAGGCGCAAATAGCCGCTACAACAACATTCAGATTGACGGCGCAACCCTCGACGATGTCTTCGGACTGGGCGACGCGGTGCCCGGCAGCCAGGCGGGGGCCGAGCCCATAAGCCTCGACGCCATCGAGGAGTTCAACATCAACATCGCTCCATACGACGTGCGCTCCAGTGGCTTCACGGGGGGGCAAATCAACGCTATCACGAAGAGTGGCTCGAACGAGTTTGAAGGGTCGTTCCGATTCCAAGGTGGCACTGAGGACTTCACCGGCGACCTCGAAGGGGTGGGGACGGGGGAGTTCAATCAGGCGTTCTACGTGGGCACCCTCGGCGGGCCCATCATCGAGGACGAACTGTTCTTCTTCATCAGTGGCGAGTTGAAGCGAGAGAGCTCGCCGCTCGACACGCGGGTGGGAGAAGATCTGGAAGGGACCAATGTCTTCCGCGAATCTCGTGATACATTTACTGAGCTCCGGTCGATCTTTCAGGACACATACGGCTACAATCCCGGCGGCATCTCGCCGCTTACGCAGCGACAGGACGACGAGAAGCTGCTGGTGAAGTTGGACTGGAACGTCAACGACAATCACCGCCTGACGCTCCGCAACAACTACGTTAACGCGACGGACGATCAGGGCATCGACCGGAGTGAAGGCAGCTTCAGCTTTGCCAACCGGCAGTACGTCTTCCAGAGCCGCCAAAATTCCCTCACGGCCCAGCTCAACAGCAGCTTCGACAACGACATCTTCAACGAGGCACGGTTCGTCTACACCCGCATCCGGGATGAGCGGGACGTACAAGACGCCGCGTTCCCCGAGATTGCGCTTGATCTTGGGGGAGGGGATGAGATCGGGGCCGGCATCGGTCGGTTCAGCCAGGCCAATCGCCTCGATCAAGACCTGTTCGAGTTCACCAACAACCTCTCCTACACCGTTGGCGACCATACGCTGACAGTGGGGACGAGCAACAAGTTCTACCAGTTCAGCAACCTATTCATTCAGGACTTCTTCGGGTCCTACACGTTTGAGGAATTCGTGGCGGACGGCGACACCATCTCGGCCACCGAGGCGCTGCGACGCGGCCAGCCGTCGGAGTACCGGTTCAGCTACGCCACCGAGGCGGCCGGCACCGACCGGCCGGAGGCGGACTTTTCGGCCTTCCAGTTTGGCGGCTACGTGCAGGACGAGTGGCAGGCCCTCGAAAATCTCCAGCTGACACTGGGCCTGCGTGTGGACGTGCCGGTGCTGCCGGACGACCCGACCTTCAACCCCACGGCGTTCGAGGCCTTCGGCCGGAGCACGAGCAATGTGGCGAGTGGAAACCCGCTCTGGTCGCCCCGGCTCGGGTTCAACTATGACCGGGCGTTCCTGGGCAGTGACCTCTCGACTCAGATTCGGGGAGGGATTGGCATCTTCAGTGGGGACCCGCCTTACGTTTTCATCTCCAACCAGTACAGCAACACCGGGGCCGACGTCAACCGGATCGACGCAACCTTCGACCAAGAAAGCGACTTCTACGGCGAGAATGCGCCGGAAAATGGACGTCGATTTGTGCCGACCAACATCGGCGACAACCCCACGGGCCAGCCGCTTCCCCGAAACGCGCCCTTCTGTCAGGAAACCCCGGACAGTGAACGCTGCAGCGAGCTCCTCGCGCCGGTGCAGACGACAGAGATTAACCTGGCGTCCGACGACTTCAAGTACCCGCAGACCTTTCGCCTAAACCTGGCGGTGGACCAGGAGTTGCCGCTCGGTGTCGTGGGCACGGTGGAGGGCCTCTATTCGAACACAATCAACGACGTCACCTTCCGCAACATCAACCTCGAGGCGCCGGAACCGGGAGGCACCAGCGACGGCCGCTACCCGATCCAAGGGTCGAAGTATGGACGGCCGTTCTACGGCACGCCGGGCGGGGACGTCAACCGCGTGAGCGAGCGCTTTACCAACGCGATCCTCCTCGAGAATACAAACGACGGCTACCAGTACAGCCTGACGGGCGAGCTTCAGCGCAACGTGCGAACGGGGATCGGTGGATCGGTCGCGTACACCTACACACGGGCCACGAACGTCAACAACGGATCCTCCAGCCGGGCCATCTCCAACTGGCAGTTCAATGAAAACAAGGACATCAACGACCCGCGCGTGGGCACGGCGGACTACGAGATCCGGCACCGCATCCTCGGGACGCTGAACTACACACTCACGTACGGCGACCGCTTCGGGACGACCATCGGGCTCATTTACGAGGGGCGCTCTGGGGAGCCGTTTAGCTGGATCTACGACGGCAACGCCAACGGTGACACGCAGTCGTTCAATGACCTCGTGTACGTGCCCGAGAACGAGTCGGACATCGTCCTGGAGAGCGACAACTGGGACTTGATGAATGCCTTCATCGAGGGAGACGATGCGCTGAGCGATGCTCGCGGCTCGGTGATTGAGCGGAATACGGCGCGCGCCCCCTGGCAGAACATCCTCGACGTGCAGATCTCGCAGAGCATCCAAACCTTCAATGGGCAGCGGATTGAATTCATTGCCGAGGTCAACAACTTCCTGAACCTGCTCAACGAAGACTGGGGGCGGATCCAGAACACCAGCTTCAACAACGTCACGGCCTGGGCCTTTGAGGGCTACGTCCGCCCCGACCAGGTGGGCACGATCGAGAACGGGCGGGTGATCACGGAAGACGACGTGGGCAAGCCGCGCGTCTCGTTCGAGGAAGAAACCGTCCGTGAGCGCCTGAACGGTGAGCAGTTCTTCACCTCGGACATTCCGTCCCGCTGGCGCGCCCGGCTGAGTGTCAAGTACACGTTTTAG
- a CDS encoding DUF2905 domain-containing protein, with amino-acid sequence MDASTLGRGLMYLGGGLVVLGGLVVLLGRALDLGHLPGDLVYRGDGVRVYVPIATMVVLSVVLTLLVNLALRLFR; translated from the coding sequence ATGGACGCCAGCACCCTCGGCCGCGGACTGATGTACCTGGGCGGCGGGCTCGTCGTTCTGGGCGGGCTCGTCGTGCTTCTCGGACGGGCCCTCGACCTGGGCCACCTTCCGGGCGACCTGGTCTACCGGGGCGACGGCGTCCGGGTCTACGTGCCGATCGCCACCATGGTGGTGTTAAGCGTCGTGCTCACGCTTCTCGTGAACCTGGCCCTCCGCCTCTTCCGGTAG
- a CDS encoding choice-of-anchor J domain-containing protein, with protein sequence MNTLQLLRLPALLLAGALLITGCDGLDSGTPPTEATGESNATVSFATDNISITEESGTVTIEVTVTNPPNDTVSAEVLYADGTSSTSPSDFGLESSRNVGSGYVAGRVVFPDTATTGNTQTLTLDIADEEDNEPKEDGVFVFQNVTNASVEGTDRLTISIGAIEIFFKDFEDGSLDPMSVFNVTNGNGWGTGNFENNSYAVANAFGGSEASNSWLISPAINFNNFEGETLTFRNRKRFDDGGEEQPLEVKVSTDYDGSGNPENFSWTDITDRVQSLASEGEGFVASGEIDLSDAQFQADEVYVAFKYTSSGTGPGSSEEQQVDDVRVVGR encoded by the coding sequence ATGAACACGCTTCAACTCCTCCGCCTTCCGGCCCTACTTCTCGCTGGCGCCCTCCTCATCACCGGCTGCGATGGACTTGACAGTGGGACGCCGCCCACTGAGGCCACGGGAGAGAGCAACGCCACGGTGTCGTTCGCCACAGACAACATCTCCATCACTGAGGAGTCTGGGACGGTGACTATCGAGGTCACGGTCACCAATCCCCCCAACGACACCGTCTCCGCAGAGGTGCTTTACGCCGATGGGACGAGTAGCACGAGCCCCTCGGACTTCGGGCTCGAATCCAGCCGCAATGTGGGAAGTGGGTACGTGGCCGGTCGCGTGGTTTTTCCCGACACGGCGACTACGGGCAACACCCAGACCTTGACGCTCGACATCGCGGACGAAGAAGACAACGAGCCCAAAGAGGATGGCGTCTTCGTTTTTCAGAATGTCACCAATGCCTCTGTGGAAGGGACAGATCGGTTGACGATTTCGATCGGCGCCATCGAGATCTTCTTCAAGGATTTTGAAGACGGAAGCCTGGATCCGATGTCGGTCTTCAATGTCACAAACGGCAATGGGTGGGGAACAGGCAACTTCGAAAACAACAGTTACGCGGTGGCAAACGCCTTCGGCGGAAGCGAGGCCTCCAACTCGTGGCTCATTAGCCCGGCGATTAACTTCAACAACTTTGAAGGCGAGACGCTCACCTTCCGGAACAGGAAACGCTTTGACGATGGCGGAGAGGAGCAGCCGCTAGAGGTGAAGGTGTCGACCGACTACGACGGATCGGGGAATCCGGAGAACTTCAGTTGGACCGACATCACCGACCGTGTTCAGAGCCTCGCGTCGGAGGGGGAAGGCTTTGTCGCGTCGGGCGAAATCGACCTGTCCGACGCCCAGTTTCAGGCCGACGAGGTGTACGTGGCCTTCAAGTACACCTCTAGCGGAACGGGACCGGGATCGTCCGAAGAGCAGCAGGTGGATGACGTCCGGGTTGTGGGTCGGTAA
- a CDS encoding DUF6503 family protein, producing MRHLALLPTAALMLLLGACGAPAPSPSAEAVIDSARAAHGAPVLDRALVTFDFRGDAYRLRQDGGAFHYRRAYADPLGRPVVEGLTNDGPYRAVEGDTVTLSPSEQSAVETTVNSVAYFTLLPAPLGDPAVQPSYSGRDTIDGVPYHRVEVTFRQEGGGADWQDVFVYWFRTDTYAMDYLAYAYGQGPDEEAGTRFRAAYDVRRRTGVRVADYHNYTADTLAADQMAQYPDLLEKDALEQVSEIEVDSVQVRSDKGEHGPVELLN from the coding sequence ATGCGCCATCTTGCTCTTTTGCCCACTGCGGCCCTCATGCTTCTCCTCGGGGCCTGCGGGGCCCCGGCCCCGTCGCCGTCCGCCGAGGCCGTGATCGACAGCGCCCGGGCCGCCCACGGCGCCCCGGTGCTCGACCGGGCCCTGGTGACGTTCGATTTCCGGGGCGACGCGTACCGCCTCCGGCAGGACGGGGGCGCCTTTCACTACCGGCGCGCCTACGCCGACCCGCTGGGGCGCCCCGTCGTGGAGGGCCTCACGAACGACGGGCCCTACCGGGCGGTCGAGGGGGACACGGTCACGCTCTCGCCGTCCGAGCAGAGTGCGGTGGAGACGACCGTCAACTCGGTGGCGTATTTCACCCTGCTGCCCGCGCCCCTCGGCGACCCGGCTGTGCAGCCGTCCTACAGCGGCCGCGACACGATCGACGGCGTGCCGTACCACCGCGTGGAAGTGACCTTCCGGCAGGAGGGCGGCGGGGCCGACTGGCAGGATGTGTTCGTGTACTGGTTTCGCACGGACACCTACGCGATGGACTACCTGGCCTACGCCTACGGGCAGGGGCCCGACGAGGAGGCCGGCACCCGGTTTCGGGCGGCCTATGACGTGCGTCGCCGCACCGGCGTCCGCGTCGCGGACTACCACAACTACACGGCCGACACGCTGGCCGCAGACCAGATGGCCCAGTACCCGGATCTCTTGGAAAAAGATGCTCTGGAACAGGTGTCGGAGATTGAGGTCGACAGCGTGCAGGTCCGCTCTGACAAGGGGGAGCACGGTCCGGTCGAATTGTTGAACTGA
- a CDS encoding DUF1614 domain-containing protein, whose protein sequence is MRTAPTGCLSLLMFGLVLALPFVLANAFLTALTKLGLGPLSALGVAVGIFVGGAINIPVARVQQTERVEYRPTRLLGLHRLLGRPVRHRAYTVVAVNVGGCLIPTVLAGYQVARMALEAPAALGALGIALGLNVGLCYSFATPVPRRGIAMQPLIPALAAALSGLVLAPEWAPPIAFAAGVLGPLIGADLLHLDDIAQLGTGMASIGGAGTFDGVVLSGLVATLLVPGAL, encoded by the coding sequence ATGCGCACGGCTCCGACGGGGTGCCTTTCGCTTCTGATGTTCGGCCTGGTGCTGGCGCTCCCGTTCGTGCTGGCCAACGCCTTCCTCACCGCCCTCACGAAGCTGGGGCTCGGGCCCCTGAGCGCGCTGGGGGTGGCCGTCGGCATTTTCGTCGGCGGGGCGATCAACATTCCGGTGGCGCGGGTTCAGCAGACCGAACGCGTCGAGTACCGGCCGACCCGGCTCCTCGGGCTCCACCGTCTTCTGGGGCGGCCCGTGCGGCATCGGGCCTACACGGTGGTTGCGGTCAACGTAGGGGGCTGCCTCATTCCCACTGTCCTCGCCGGGTACCAGGTTGCGCGCATGGCCCTGGAGGCCCCCGCCGCCCTCGGGGCATTGGGGATTGCGTTGGGGCTCAACGTCGGCCTCTGCTACTCCTTCGCCACGCCGGTGCCCCGGCGGGGCATCGCCATGCAGCCCCTGATCCCGGCCCTCGCGGCGGCGCTCTCGGGGCTGGTGCTGGCCCCCGAATGGGCGCCGCCGATCGCCTTTGCGGCCGGCGTGCTCGGGCCGCTCATCGGGGCCGACCTGCTGCACCTCGACGATATCGCCCAGCTCGGCACCGGCATGGCCAGCATCGGCGGGGCGGGCACGTTCGACGGCGTGGTCCTCTCGGGCCTCGTGGCGACGCTGCTGGTGCCGGGGGCGCTCTAG
- a CDS encoding SPOR domain-containing protein, with amino-acid sequence MPLPNALPVRVLTVLAGVWMSGMVLGACSGPGSTGRSSEGEPGTRIYHVQLRLTEDKGRATEALGRASRWWRERPPAERPPLVQGTSSSGRPVTITWKAPLYRVRLGPFATETQAEAVLDAARPAFPEAFVAPNRAAAPAQKR; translated from the coding sequence ATGCCCCTACCGAACGCGCTGCCGGTCCGGGTGCTGACCGTCCTGGCCGGGGTGTGGATGAGCGGAATGGTTCTTGGCGCCTGCTCGGGCCCGGGGTCCACCGGCCGGTCGTCTGAGGGGGAGCCGGGCACCCGCATCTACCACGTGCAGCTTCGGCTCACGGAGGACAAGGGCCGGGCGACCGAGGCCCTCGGGCGGGCCAGCCGGTGGTGGCGCGAGCGCCCCCCGGCGGAGCGGCCCCCGCTCGTTCAGGGGACATCGTCCTCCGGAAGGCCCGTCACCATCACGTGGAAGGCGCCCCTCTACCGCGTGCGGCTCGGCCCCTTCGCCACCGAGACGCAGGCCGAGGCCGTGCTCGACGCCGCCCGCCCGGCGTTCCCGGAGGCCTTCGTCGCCCCCAACCGCGCGGCGGCGCCGGCCCAGAAGCGCTGA
- a CDS encoding TonB-dependent receptor, whose protein sequence is MKRWVTIPLVLVLGLLFWPSATFGQGATTATIRGQVTDADGQSLPGANVLAVHVPSGTQYGASANANGRYALSNMRPGGPYRITVSFVGYQSKREEGVTLDLGQTLSLDFALQESTAEMDEVEVVANTTGILSSERDGLVTNVSSAELEEQPTMSRSIADVARLTPQSYVVNSNDDGPAISIAGQWNRFNSIYVDGAVTNDVYGLSAQGTPGGQSGASPISLSAVEAMSVEVSPYEVTKSGFVGGAINFTTKSGTNQFDGSFEYYRRGANLTQGELNVEGETLVDGIPSSTSSDRYVFSLGGPIIKDRLFFFVNTDIRRENEGKPLQQGYEGNTPLRGGNPDNNTLDSVFEIRDFMERNTGYDPGTPGSKSDILDADKFLGRLDFNLNSNHKLTARYWYNDNFNKDRFQSTRSGINFQNNSEVFPSTQHNAMLRWNGTFGGNVATKTTATFQNVEDDRGVDGEPFPSISITDGGGDISLGSEPFSYPNFLEQNVFTFTNETDIFIGDHTLTVGTHNELYDIDNRFAIFGPGSYDFANVSDFAETVCHYAEQKQGQFGIQEPGPICQAQYPDPSTQTDFYLHQYSLVDNDPDTPFNYIANDNTALRAEFQSVKLGFFVQDKWEPIEGLNLTFGLRADLPKILDDPGAHPSANAELLPAVSDAGYDLNGATAGEMPDWQVFWSPRFGFNYSFTEERNTQVRGGTGVFTSRLPQLWPGNAFTNNGQSAAVAAGGSFAGPVPLRRPQNGLTQFDDAGIFGGGAFGATPPSSVDELTPTGNLTLFRNDFTYPRVLRTTLGIDHELPFGFTGTLEGQYSSKLNDVIVKNVNLKQPNANLDAGQTNDDRPIYTQPRDPNTDIGVDPRYGDVYLLDNTDKGYSYTVTGRLRKAPTPVWEGGTVRGQVSYTYGDSRGLNQFGDTVGSNWGDNPHASTTNNLTLGRSPFSLGHRIQLSLGYRQELTENVSTNLSLFYNGQSGRPFSYTIGGGAAETMIGDEGGPPLFYIPEDASNLQFAPIKDGNGDVIRTPQQQAQDLDRFIENVDYLSENRGEYATRNGDRTPFEGVVDLQFALNFSGELVGRKQQLTLTANVFNFSSMLGDIFGTEWGYRYQQAGLVSPVNFVRFTDEDGDGNPTPVYQSALGTENPETNLEESFDVQSGTQTYSTLYQVRLGVKYTF, encoded by the coding sequence ATGAAACGTTGGGTTACAATACCACTCGTACTCGTTCTTGGACTACTCTTCTGGCCATCTGCGACGTTTGGCCAGGGGGCTACGACCGCGACTATCCGAGGACAGGTGACTGACGCAGACGGACAGTCCCTCCCAGGTGCTAATGTGCTGGCGGTACACGTACCGTCAGGAACGCAATATGGGGCCTCAGCCAATGCAAACGGCCGATACGCTCTCTCCAACATGCGTCCAGGTGGGCCCTACCGTATTACCGTATCGTTCGTCGGGTATCAGTCGAAACGGGAAGAAGGGGTGACGCTGGATTTAGGCCAGACGCTGAGTCTTGACTTCGCGCTTCAGGAGAGCACTGCCGAGATGGATGAGGTAGAAGTTGTCGCGAACACGACCGGCATACTGTCGTCGGAACGCGATGGACTCGTCACGAACGTTAGTTCGGCAGAGCTAGAGGAACAGCCCACGATGAGCCGTAGCATCGCGGACGTGGCACGGCTGACACCACAGTCGTACGTCGTGAACTCCAACGACGATGGTCCGGCCATCTCAATCGCTGGACAGTGGAACCGATTCAACTCAATTTACGTCGACGGCGCTGTTACCAACGACGTTTATGGACTCTCCGCGCAAGGTACTCCGGGCGGACAGAGCGGGGCGTCGCCCATCAGCCTCAGTGCAGTGGAGGCGATGTCGGTTGAAGTCTCGCCCTATGAGGTGACAAAGTCTGGATTCGTGGGAGGGGCCATCAACTTCACCACAAAAAGCGGGACGAATCAGTTCGATGGTTCGTTTGAGTACTATCGCCGGGGTGCCAACCTGACACAGGGAGAACTGAATGTCGAAGGAGAGACACTTGTGGATGGCATTCCTTCTTCCACATCGTCCGACCGCTACGTCTTCTCGCTGGGGGGACCGATCATTAAGGATCGCCTGTTCTTCTTCGTCAACACTGATATCCGGCGCGAGAACGAAGGCAAGCCGCTCCAGCAGGGATACGAAGGAAATACGCCGCTTCGGGGCGGGAACCCCGATAACAACACACTTGACAGCGTCTTTGAAATCAGGGACTTCATGGAGCGGAATACCGGGTACGACCCAGGTACGCCGGGAAGCAAGTCCGATATCCTGGATGCTGACAAATTCCTGGGCCGACTTGACTTCAACCTCAATAGTAATCACAAGTTAACGGCCCGGTACTGGTACAACGATAACTTCAACAAAGATCGTTTTCAGAGCACTCGAAGTGGAATCAACTTTCAGAACAATTCGGAGGTATTCCCGAGCACACAGCATAACGCCATGCTGCGGTGGAACGGGACCTTTGGCGGTAACGTCGCTACGAAAACCACTGCGACCTTCCAGAACGTCGAAGATGATCGTGGTGTAGACGGAGAGCCGTTCCCGAGCATCAGTATCACCGATGGCGGAGGAGATATCAGTCTCGGCTCCGAACCGTTCTCCTATCCGAACTTCTTAGAGCAAAATGTTTTCACCTTCACAAATGAAACCGATATCTTCATCGGTGACCATACGCTGACGGTGGGAACACACAACGAACTGTACGACATTGACAATCGGTTCGCGATCTTCGGACCTGGGTCGTATGATTTTGCTAACGTATCCGACTTCGCGGAGACGGTGTGCCACTATGCGGAGCAGAAGCAGGGACAGTTCGGCATTCAGGAACCCGGTCCCATCTGCCAGGCACAGTATCCGGATCCGTCGACGCAGACAGACTTCTATCTCCATCAGTATTCGCTCGTCGACAATGACCCAGATACGCCGTTCAACTACATCGCGAACGACAACACGGCACTACGAGCTGAATTCCAGTCAGTAAAGCTTGGGTTTTTCGTGCAAGATAAGTGGGAGCCGATTGAAGGTTTGAATCTCACCTTCGGCCTTCGAGCCGACCTCCCGAAGATTCTGGATGACCCAGGTGCTCATCCCAGTGCCAACGCCGAGCTCCTTCCAGCCGTCAGCGATGCTGGTTACGACTTGAATGGTGCAACGGCGGGCGAGATGCCAGACTGGCAGGTGTTCTGGTCGCCCCGATTCGGCTTTAATTACTCGTTCACCGAGGAGCGAAACACGCAGGTTCGTGGCGGTACAGGGGTCTTCACCAGCCGTCTTCCTCAGCTGTGGCCGGGAAATGCATTCACGAACAACGGTCAGAGTGCAGCTGTCGCCGCGGGAGGTAGCTTCGCGGGTCCGGTTCCGCTTCGCCGTCCACAGAACGGATTGACGCAGTTCGACGACGCGGGAATCTTTGGAGGAGGGGCATTTGGTGCGACACCACCGTCTTCGGTAGATGAACTCACGCCGACTGGTAACCTAACCCTTTTCCGGAACGACTTCACGTACCCCCGTGTGCTGCGCACCACTCTGGGGATCGATCATGAGTTACCGTTCGGGTTCACGGGCACACTGGAAGGCCAGTATTCCAGCAAACTCAATGATGTGATCGTGAAGAACGTGAACTTGAAACAGCCGAACGCGAACCTTGACGCTGGCCAGACAAACGACGACCGTCCGATTTACACACAGCCGCGGGACCCCAACACAGATATTGGTGTTGATCCCCGTTATGGTGATGTCTATCTGCTGGATAACACCGACAAAGGGTACAGCTACACGGTCACAGGCCGGTTGCGCAAGGCACCCACTCCTGTGTGGGAAGGTGGTACTGTCCGCGGGCAAGTGTCCTATACCTACGGAGATTCGAGAGGCCTCAACCAGTTTGGCGACACGGTGGGTTCGAACTGGGGTGACAATCCTCATGCGAGCACCACGAACAACCTGACTCTTGGTCGTTCTCCTTTCTCTCTCGGACACAGGATCCAGTTGTCGCTGGGGTACCGTCAGGAACTCACGGAGAACGTCTCCACAAACCTGTCGCTCTTCTACAACGGGCAGTCGGGTCGGCCTTTCTCTTACACGATTGGTGGAGGCGCAGCAGAAACCATGATCGGAGACGAAGGTGGCCCGCCGCTCTTCTACATTCCAGAGGACGCCAGCAACCTCCAGTTTGCTCCGATCAAAGACGGCAACGGCGATGTCATCCGAACGCCGCAGCAGCAGGCACAGGATCTTGACCGCTTCATTGAAAACGTTGACTACTTGAGTGAGAATCGCGGCGAGTACGCCACCCGCAACGGGGATCGAACCCCGTTCGAAGGTGTCGTGGACCTGCAGTTTGCCCTTAACTTCTCTGGCGAACTTGTAGGCCGTAAACAGCAGCTTACTCTCACAGCCAACGTCTTCAACTTCTCCTCCATGCTCGGAGACATCTTCGGCACCGAGTGGGGCTATCGGTACCAGCAGGCTGGACTTGTCAGTCCGGTCAACTTTGTTCGCTTCACAGACGAGGACGGGGACGGTAACCCGACGCCAGTGTACCAGTCGGCCCTCGGAACGGAGAACCCCGAAACGAACTTGGAGGAATCGTTCGACGTACAATCGGGAACTCAGACGTACAGCACGCTCTACCAGGTGCGTCTCGGTGTCAAGTACACGTTCTAA
- a CDS encoding carbon-nitrogen hydrolase family protein has translation MTIALVQHAVSPASPPRVDRGVRAVQAAADAGADLVVFPELSFTPFYPRVPVAERRRSARDLAEPVPGPTTEALAEAAADGGVVVVFNLMERDGERTFDTSPVLDADGTLLGRTRMMHITAYENFHEQGYYDPGDTGAPVYDTAAGRIGVAVCYDRHYPEYLRALALQDADLVVVPQAGTVGEWPDGMYEAELRVAALQHGFFAALANRTGPEGDMQFAGRSFVTDPFGEVVAQAPGAEETILHASLDLSRTADAPARRLFLRHRRPDQYERGAVATGLRSQD, from the coding sequence ATGACCATTGCCCTCGTGCAGCACGCCGTGTCGCCCGCCTCTCCCCCCAGGGTCGATCGCGGGGTGCGGGCGGTGCAGGCGGCTGCCGACGCCGGGGCCGACCTCGTCGTCTTCCCCGAGCTCTCGTTCACGCCCTTCTACCCCCGCGTGCCCGTGGCGGAGCGGCGCCGGAGCGCCCGTGACCTGGCCGAGCCGGTGCCGGGCCCCACGACCGAAGCCCTTGCCGAGGCGGCCGCCGACGGTGGCGTGGTCGTGGTCTTTAACCTGATGGAGCGGGATGGGGAGCGCACGTTCGACACCTCGCCCGTCCTCGATGCCGACGGCACGCTGCTCGGGCGGACGCGCATGATGCACATCACCGCGTACGAGAACTTCCACGAGCAGGGCTACTACGACCCGGGCGACACCGGCGCGCCGGTCTACGACACGGCCGCCGGGCGGATTGGTGTGGCCGTCTGCTACGATCGCCACTACCCCGAGTACCTGCGGGCGCTGGCGCTGCAGGACGCCGACCTCGTGGTGGTGCCGCAGGCCGGAACCGTCGGGGAGTGGCCCGACGGGATGTACGAGGCCGAGCTTCGGGTGGCTGCGCTCCAGCACGGGTTCTTTGCGGCGCTCGCCAACCGCACGGGACCCGAGGGCGACATGCAATTTGCGGGCCGCTCCTTCGTCACGGATCCCTTCGGTGAGGTGGTGGCGCAGGCGCCGGGGGCCGAAGAGACAATCCTGCACGCGTCACTCGATCTTTCCCGGACCGCCGACGCCCCCGCCCGCCGGCTGTTTCTGCGCCACCGCCGCCCGGACCAGTACGAACGGGGAGCCGTGGCCACTGGGCTCCGTTCACAGGACTGA